From bacterium, the proteins below share one genomic window:
- a CDS encoding DUF4962 domain-containing protein, translated as MRKPLVLAVLLAAAVCLVACHSESERGGLDREAARHLAAFFEVHPRLILSQEKLDALRASLADSRSELWRRYLEDLPGKVSAAAHMPEQLDRGNGDLAADLAFAWLVTGEDSLYLIARDYLFELCRKPVWDPEYDLLHGHLLLGAALAYDWLYPKLSRDQRFLVADRLGEEAEAQYRQITRERAWYRNQYLQNHAHVNYGGLAFAAGALYGEDPRALEWLGACDSFFARVFEVSNPDGGSIEGLSYGNYAEEYCLRYAELARDLLGRDYYKCEWLRNYPDFVLHSLLPATREDCWAMTFGDSPRHGNSHGPEPQLYLLAGRTGNGAALWLADRLIAQRDSGLASASWWALAWHTDSIRPASPAEFPLQKHFTDLDQLMLRSAWEDTSATLIGIKCGPFMGRSQTGVSTYDLGAAHGHPDAGSFQIFSRGRFLAVDPGYTMLKRTANHNTLLIRGKGQLGEDEPWFATGEALAFGQYPRLVEVRSTVDYDYALADLSRAYHPGLGLERFRRHFLYLRPDMLLVADEIELEASGQLFDWGADSLLLTGDLSVKDGNVVGERGTAGCVFPGGDGVWSVGLSYVDNAPGTGAYTLLVDSTPLFAWKDTLKVTDTHYQVIPEVRLKNGSRIEVRGAPLGKGARLLKLAVWDRHAPAERSVEWLLHFEPGTQLSREFTRIQALNGPVALDVYPLAPERRSHDWSTFSVEKGLQLKTTERLVIRPVFTDSSVVLLNLLHVRSAGAPPLDRLTGGVVRSQAWLRWFERGAPVNVGLDLATGVVTVQRTTGIQP; from the coding sequence GTGAGGAAACCCCTCGTCCTGGCCGTACTGCTTGCCGCGGCTGTGTGTCTGGTCGCCTGCCACAGCGAAAGCGAGCGCGGCGGCCTTGACCGGGAGGCCGCCCGCCATCTGGCCGCGTTCTTCGAGGTGCACCCGCGGCTGATCCTAAGCCAGGAGAAGCTGGACGCATTGCGTGCCTCCCTCGCCGACAGCCGCAGCGAACTCTGGCGGCGCTACCTGGAGGACCTCCCCGGCAAAGTGAGCGCCGCGGCCCACATGCCGGAGCAGCTCGACCGGGGCAACGGCGACCTGGCCGCGGACCTGGCGTTCGCCTGGCTGGTGACCGGCGAGGACTCGCTCTACCTTATCGCTCGCGACTACCTGTTCGAGCTTTGCCGCAAGCCGGTCTGGGACCCGGAGTACGACCTCCTGCACGGCCATCTCCTGCTCGGGGCAGCCCTGGCCTATGACTGGCTGTACCCCAAGCTGAGCCGGGACCAGCGTTTCCTGGTCGCCGACCGCCTGGGCGAGGAGGCCGAGGCCCAGTACCGTCAGATCACCCGGGAACGGGCCTGGTACCGCAACCAGTACCTGCAGAACCACGCGCATGTCAACTACGGCGGACTGGCGTTCGCCGCTGGGGCGCTCTACGGCGAGGACCCGCGCGCCCTTGAATGGCTGGGGGCCTGCGACAGTTTCTTCGCCCGGGTGTTCGAGGTGTCAAACCCGGACGGGGGCTCGATCGAGGGCCTCAGCTACGGCAACTACGCCGAGGAATACTGCCTGCGCTACGCCGAGCTGGCCCGTGATCTGCTGGGGCGCGATTACTACAAGTGTGAATGGCTGCGCAATTACCCCGATTTTGTCCTGCACAGCCTTCTTCCCGCGACCCGCGAGGACTGCTGGGCCATGACTTTCGGCGACAGCCCCCGGCACGGCAACAGCCACGGCCCCGAGCCCCAGCTCTACCTTCTGGCCGGTCGCACCGGCAACGGGGCGGCCCTCTGGCTCGCCGACCGTCTGATCGCCCAGCGCGACTCGGGCCTGGCCAGCGCCTCCTGGTGGGCCCTGGCCTGGCACACGGACTCGATCCGTCCCGCCTCTCCCGCGGAATTCCCCCTGCAGAAACATTTCACCGACCTGGACCAGCTGATGCTGCGCTCGGCCTGGGAGGACACTTCAGCCACGCTGATCGGGATCAAGTGCGGGCCGTTCATGGGACGGAGCCAGACCGGGGTGTCCACTTACGACCTGGGGGCGGCGCACGGGCATCCGGATGCCGGTTCGTTCCAGATATTCTCACGCGGGCGGTTCCTGGCGGTCGACCCGGGCTACACCATGCTCAAGCGCACGGCCAACCACAACACCCTGCTGATCCGGGGCAAGGGACAGCTGGGCGAGGACGAGCCCTGGTTCGCCACGGGCGAGGCCCTGGCGTTCGGGCAGTACCCGCGCCTGGTGGAGGTGCGCTCCACCGTCGACTATGACTACGCCCTGGCCGACCTCAGCCGCGCTTACCATCCCGGCCTGGGCCTGGAACGTTTCCGCCGGCATTTCCTCTACCTGCGGCCGGACATGCTCCTGGTGGCGGATGAGATCGAACTGGAAGCCAGCGGGCAGCTCTTCGACTGGGGTGCAGATTCGCTTCTGCTCACGGGCGATCTGAGTGTCAAGGACGGCAACGTGGTGGGGGAGCGGGGCACGGCGGGTTGTGTGTTCCCGGGCGGAGACGGGGTCTGGTCGGTGGGCCTGAGCTATGTCGACAACGCCCCCGGCACGGGCGCCTACACGCTGCTGGTGGATTCGACCCCGCTTTTCGCCTGGAAAGACACGCTCAAGGTGACCGACACCCACTATCAGGTGATCCCCGAGGTGCGGCTCAAGAACGGCAGCCGGATCGAGGTGCGCGGCGCGCCGCTGGGCAAGGGGGCGAGGCTGCTCAAGCTCGCCGTCTGGGACCGTCACGCCCCGGCCGAGCGCTCGGTGGAATGGCTGCTGCATTTCGAGCCCGGCACCCAGCTCAGCCGCGAGTTCACCCGCATCCAGGCCCTGAACGGCCCGGTGGCGCTGGATGTCTACCCCCTGGCCCCCGAGCGCCGCAGCCACGACTGGAGCACGTTCAGCGTGGAGAAAGGCCTCCAGCTCAAGACCACCGAGCGCCTGGTGATCCGTCCCGTGTTCACCGACAGCAGTGTGGTGCTGCTGAACCTTCTTCACGTGCGCTCCGCCGGCGCTCCGCCATTGGACCGTCTGACCGGCGGCGTGGTCCGCAGCCAGGCCTGGCTGCGCTGGTTCGAGCGGGGAGCGCCGGTCAACGTGGGCCTGGACCTTGCCACCGGTGTGGTGACTGTCCAGCGAACCACCGGAATTCAACCCTGA